A single window of Syntrophus aciditrophicus SB DNA harbors:
- the panB gene encoding 3-methyl-2-oxobutanoate hydroxymethyltransferase yields the protein MSTQSKGRKITTSVIRGMKKKGEKITMLTAYDYAMASLLDEVGVEMLLVGDSLGMVVLGYESTLPVTMNDMLHHTRAVSRGANNAMVVADLPFMSYQCSVEEAVRNAGRFLQEAGAHAVKLEGGREIAESVKRMTVSGIPVVGHLGLTPQSVQQFGGFKVQGKGDAAAQRIMEDAKIIEEAGAFSVVLECVPAPLAQRITDDLAIPTIGIGAGAGCDGQVLVVNDMLGIYERFTPKFVKKYANLSDNIRGAVKQYIEEVKNGTFPDQDHSFL from the coding sequence ATGAGTACACAAAGTAAAGGAAGGAAAATAACCACATCCGTCATTCGCGGAATGAAGAAAAAAGGCGAAAAGATCACCATGCTGACAGCCTATGATTACGCCATGGCGTCACTTCTGGATGAAGTCGGTGTGGAAATGCTTCTGGTCGGCGATTCCCTGGGAATGGTCGTTCTTGGCTACGAAAGCACCCTCCCGGTAACTATGAATGACATGCTTCATCACACCCGCGCTGTCTCCCGGGGAGCTAACAACGCCATGGTGGTCGCGGATCTTCCGTTCATGTCCTATCAATGCTCGGTTGAAGAGGCTGTCCGGAACGCCGGTCGTTTCCTTCAGGAAGCCGGGGCCCACGCCGTCAAGCTAGAGGGAGGCCGGGAGATCGCCGAATCCGTCAAACGGATGACTGTTTCGGGCATTCCCGTGGTGGGTCATCTTGGACTGACTCCTCAATCCGTCCAGCAGTTCGGCGGATTCAAGGTCCAGGGAAAGGGCGATGCAGCCGCCCAGCGAATTATGGAGGATGCAAAAATTATTGAAGAAGCCGGTGCATTTTCCGTTGTCCTGGAATGTGTTCCTGCACCGCTCGCTCAGCGTATCACCGATGACCTGGCAATCCCGACAATCGGCATTGGCGCCGGCGCCGGCTGTGATGGACAGGTTCTGGTCGTCAACGACATGCTGGGCATTTATGAACGATTCACTCCTAAATTTGTCAAGAAATACGCTAATCTGAGCGATAACATCCGGGGGGCGGTGAAACAGTACATCGAAGAAGTCAAAAACGGAACCTTTCCCGACCAGGATCACTCTTTCCTGTAA
- a CDS encoding Rossmann-like and DUF2520 domain-containing protein: MEWPSGFYGGLFYFFGGENPLNDLTVSEERIAILGTGKVGTAVGYLLRSAGRSIVAVADKNPSALEKSLPYTGGNPCTHLSEAAAAANTIFITAPDDEIAGICAKLEEAAAISPGDRVIHMSGAGGLDLLEPARRAGALIASIHPIQSFADIEGAIKNLPGSTFGITAQPEIIDWSENLVRDLGGFSFLIAESDKPLYHAAACMASNYFTTLMHIVETIYSSLGLTHEDALKAFWPLVRGTMKNIERRGTVQALTGPIARGDTGTIRKHLAALNEKLPQFLQIYKTLGVLTVDLGLEKQTLDEERATVIKRLLEGETDHEYTK, translated from the coding sequence ATGGAGTGGCCTTCCGGGTTTTACGGAGGGCTTTTTTATTTTTTTGGGGGGGAAAATCCGTTGAACGATCTGACCGTTTCAGAGGAAAGAATAGCCATACTCGGAACCGGCAAAGTGGGCACGGCCGTGGGTTATCTTCTCCGGTCCGCAGGCCGCAGCATTGTTGCAGTTGCGGATAAGAACCCATCGGCCCTTGAAAAAAGCCTGCCTTATACAGGAGGAAACCCCTGTACCCATCTGAGTGAGGCCGCTGCAGCAGCCAACACCATCTTTATCACAGCCCCGGATGATGAAATCGCCGGGATCTGCGCAAAACTGGAAGAAGCCGCGGCCATATCACCGGGAGACAGGGTGATTCACATGAGCGGCGCCGGAGGGCTGGACCTGCTGGAACCGGCTCGCCGGGCAGGCGCTCTGATTGCCAGCATTCATCCGATCCAGTCCTTTGCCGATATCGAAGGCGCCATAAAAAATCTGCCCGGCAGCACCTTTGGAATTACAGCCCAGCCGGAGATCATTGACTGGTCTGAAAATCTGGTCCGGGATCTTGGTGGATTTTCTTTTTTAATCGCCGAATCGGATAAGCCCCTTTACCATGCTGCTGCCTGCATGGCTTCCAACTACTTCACAACCTTAATGCACATCGTTGAGACCATTTATTCCTCCCTCGGTTTGACCCATGAAGATGCTTTGAAGGCATTCTGGCCTCTGGTGCGGGGTACGATGAAAAACATTGAGCGCAGGGGAACCGTTCAAGCCTTGACCGGCCCGATTGCCCGGGGCGACACGGGAACCATCCGGAAACATCTCGCTGCCCTGAATGAAAAGCTGCCGCAATTTCTGCAGATCTACAAGACGCTGGGCGTTCTTACTGTTGACCTGGGCTTGGAAAAGCAGACCCTGGACGAAGAACGCGCCACAGTCATAAAACGTTTGCTTGAAGGAGAAACAGACCATGAGTACACAAAGTAA
- a CDS encoding HAD family hydrolase, whose product MKAVEMMIFDFDGTLVNSGDDLVSSVNHTLNRLDLPVLPKENIIGFIGDGVQKLIERSLGDAFPEHFEEAMSIFTAYYTEHMLDTTDLYPGVKDILEHFRDKKKIIITNKRYAFTVQITNSLHLTHHFDEIIGVDSRTYRKPDRRLIQPLLRQYGVSPEKAVVVGDGINDVLLAKNAGMISCAFLGGLGSREELLSSKPDYVCETLPELTRLFC is encoded by the coding sequence ATGAAAGCCGTGGAAATGATGATTTTTGATTTTGATGGAACACTGGTCAATTCAGGAGACGATCTGGTAAGTTCAGTCAATCATACCTTGAATCGACTCGATTTGCCCGTGCTTCCGAAAGAAAACATCATAGGATTTATCGGCGACGGAGTCCAGAAATTGATTGAACGATCTCTGGGAGACGCTTTTCCGGAACATTTCGAAGAGGCCATGAGCATTTTCACGGCCTATTATACGGAACACATGCTTGATACAACAGATCTCTATCCGGGAGTTAAAGATATTCTCGAGCATTTTCGTGACAAGAAAAAAATCATCATAACGAACAAACGATATGCCTTTACGGTTCAGATAACGAACTCACTCCATCTGACTCATCATTTTGATGAGATTATCGGCGTGGACAGCAGGACTTACCGTAAGCCGGACAGACGTCTGATTCAACCCCTTCTGCGTCAGTATGGCGTTTCTCCTGAAAAGGCCGTGGTCGTAGGAGACGGGATCAATGATGTGCTTCTGGCCAAAAATGCGGGAATGATCAGTTGCGCCTTTCTCGGAGGTCTGGGGAGCAGGGAGGAGCTTTTATCTTCAAAACCAGATTATGTCTGCGAAACCCTTCCTGAATTGACGAGACTCTTCTGCTGA
- the tilS gene encoding tRNA lysidine(34) synthetase TilS: MLDKIRRTIQKYHMLNPGEHVIAAVSGGPDSVALLHVLISLACEYELTLSVAHLNHGLRGSESDAEEQLVRQLSKERGISCSVKRIDLQALRKCDRRKCSLEDIGRQERYEFFTALAAEIGASRIALGHHREDQAETVLMNFIRGSGLEGLKGIRPVRDGCFIRPLLEVSRRDILDFLQAEHLPFLEDSSNSEDHFLRNRIRHHMIPLLQELYNPRIIDTLNRLAEIARREDDCLKSIVDRILEDLLITSLSEEGTVSISISRLHELDEALQYRLVKSLLERCVLSPRRVAFTHIQAVANLCREEKSVGLLFLPGNVLVRREYDNLKFSLSEANTRSELNSPLKNQKVIGFSYALEIPSVTEIEEVNRVVKTAFIEKVELGFFNVTRNSACFDFDKIEPPLVIRNRREGDRFQPLGMAGTKKLKSYFIDEKVPRRQRDLIPLLADRHSVVWIAGLRLSERVRIDDRTRSIVKIEMI; the protein is encoded by the coding sequence ATGCTGGATAAAATCAGACGTACCATTCAAAAATACCATATGCTGAATCCCGGTGAGCATGTGATTGCGGCTGTTTCGGGAGGGCCGGATTCCGTCGCGCTCCTTCATGTTCTGATCAGCCTTGCCTGCGAATATGAATTGACTCTGTCTGTAGCTCATTTGAATCATGGTCTGCGGGGCTCCGAATCCGATGCAGAAGAGCAGCTGGTGAGACAGTTGAGCAAGGAAAGAGGGATTTCCTGCTCCGTCAAAAGGATCGATCTCCAGGCGCTCAGAAAATGCGATAGACGAAAGTGCTCTCTGGAGGATATAGGACGGCAGGAAAGATACGAATTTTTTACGGCCCTGGCTGCCGAGATCGGCGCTTCACGGATCGCCCTTGGACACCATCGGGAAGATCAGGCGGAAACGGTTCTGATGAATTTCATCCGCGGGAGCGGTCTGGAGGGACTCAAAGGAATCCGGCCTGTGCGTGACGGATGCTTCATTCGTCCCCTGCTTGAAGTGAGCAGAAGGGATATTCTCGACTTTCTTCAGGCCGAGCATCTTCCTTTTCTTGAGGACAGTTCGAACAGCGAAGATCACTTTCTGCGAAACAGGATACGTCACCATATGATTCCTCTTCTGCAGGAACTGTATAACCCGAGAATCATCGACACACTGAATCGGTTGGCTGAAATCGCCCGCAGAGAAGATGACTGTTTGAAGTCCATCGTTGATCGCATTCTTGAGGATTTGCTGATTACCTCACTTTCTGAAGAAGGGACAGTAAGTATTTCCATCTCAAGACTTCACGAGCTTGATGAGGCTCTTCAATACCGTCTGGTCAAATCCCTGCTGGAACGCTGCGTTTTGTCGCCTCGCCGGGTTGCCTTTACCCACATTCAGGCCGTTGCGAACCTCTGTAGGGAGGAGAAATCCGTCGGTCTTCTGTTTCTCCCCGGAAATGTCCTTGTGAGACGTGAATACGATAACCTGAAATTTTCCTTATCGGAGGCGAACACACGATCCGAATTGAATTCTCCACTGAAAAACCAAAAGGTAATAGGTTTTTCCTATGCGTTAGAAATTCCATCTGTCACGGAAATTGAAGAAGTGAACAGAGTTGTAAAAACAGCGTTTATAGAAAAAGTTGAGCTTGGGTTCTTTAATGTAACTCGGAATTCGGCCTGTTTTGACTTTGACAAGATTGAACCGCCCCTTGTAATCCGGAATCGTCGAGAAGGGGATCGTTTCCAACCCCTGGGCATGGCGGGGACAAAAAAGCTGAAGTCATACTTTATCGATGAAAAAGTACCAAGGCGTCAGCGGGATCTTATTCCTCTCCTGGCAGATCGACATTCCGTGGTCTGGATTGCGGGGCTGAGGCTCAGTGAAAGGGTACGGATTGACGATAGGACAAGATCAATTGTAAAAATAGAAATGATTTGA
- the ftsH gene encoding ATP-dependent zinc metalloprotease FtsH, with protein MNSLQKNIALWLIISLIFVLLYHLFSQPKGTHENVIFSDFVAYVDKGQISEVTIQGESITGKMTDGKRFKSHAPNDPTLIPLLKSKGVRITAKPEDDSPWFVTVLVSWFPMLLLIGVWIFFMRQMQSGGGKAMAFGKSRARLMTDKTKKVTFSDVAGIDEAKAELEEVIEFLKDPKKFTRLGGRIPKGLLLVGPPGTGKTLLAKAIAGEADVPFLTISGSDFVEMFVGVGASRVRDLFTQAKKNAPCIIFIDEIDAVGRHRGAGLGGGHDEREQTLNQLLVEMDGFESNEGVILVSATNRPDVLDPALLRPGRFDRQVVVPLPDVKGREKIFQVHSRKTILEDDVDFSLLARGTPGASGADIENLVNEAILHAAGSGKEKVELADFEFAKDKVLMGAERKTMVISDEEKRNTAYHESGHALVARLLPGSDPIHKVTIIPRGRALGLTQQLPVDEKHTYPRKFLLTNISILLGGRAAEELILDDFTTGAGNDIDRATSLARKMVCEWGMSNVMGPLSYGRKEEQIFLGREFATHKDYSEETARRIDEEISSIVTGCYNNAKKILQENIDTLNRLATELLDKEVLNAAELDAIIGIPVEEKDRGQENPVSVEA; from the coding sequence TTGAATTCATTGCAGAAGAATATTGCATTGTGGCTGATCATCAGTCTCATTTTTGTCCTTTTGTATCATCTCTTCAGCCAGCCGAAAGGCACGCATGAAAATGTCATTTTCAGCGATTTTGTCGCTTATGTCGATAAGGGTCAGATCAGCGAGGTCACCATCCAGGGTGAAAGCATCACGGGTAAAATGACAGACGGCAAGCGCTTCAAGAGTCATGCACCAAACGATCCGACACTGATCCCGTTGCTGAAATCCAAAGGAGTACGCATTACCGCCAAACCCGAAGACGATTCTCCCTGGTTTGTAACGGTCCTCGTTTCCTGGTTTCCCATGCTGCTGCTGATCGGAGTGTGGATATTTTTCATGCGGCAGATGCAATCCGGCGGCGGAAAGGCGATGGCGTTCGGCAAGAGTCGGGCCCGATTGATGACAGACAAAACAAAAAAGGTGACATTTTCCGATGTTGCCGGAATTGACGAAGCTAAGGCCGAACTGGAAGAAGTCATAGAATTCCTGAAGGACCCCAAAAAATTCACCCGTCTTGGCGGAAGAATTCCCAAAGGCCTGCTGCTCGTTGGACCTCCAGGAACGGGAAAGACGCTGTTAGCCAAGGCTATTGCCGGCGAAGCCGATGTTCCCTTTCTGACCATCAGCGGCTCTGATTTCGTGGAAATGTTTGTCGGGGTAGGCGCTTCCCGTGTCAGGGATCTCTTTACGCAGGCAAAAAAGAACGCCCCCTGCATTATCTTCATAGATGAGATCGATGCTGTCGGGAGGCATCGGGGAGCCGGACTTGGAGGTGGCCATGATGAAAGAGAGCAGACACTGAATCAGCTCCTTGTTGAAATGGATGGCTTCGAATCCAACGAAGGAGTGATTCTGGTATCTGCAACCAACCGTCCGGACGTGCTCGATCCAGCTCTGCTTAGACCGGGGCGCTTTGACAGGCAGGTTGTCGTTCCACTGCCGGATGTGAAGGGGAGGGAAAAGATTTTTCAGGTCCATTCCCGGAAGACCATCCTGGAGGATGACGTCGATTTTTCGCTCCTGGCCAGGGGAACGCCTGGCGCTTCAGGGGCGGATATCGAGAATCTCGTCAATGAGGCGATATTGCATGCAGCCGGTTCAGGCAAGGAAAAGGTGGAACTTGCCGACTTCGAGTTTGCCAAGGATAAGGTGCTCATGGGAGCGGAACGGAAAACCATGGTAATAAGTGACGAAGAAAAACGAAATACGGCTTATCATGAATCGGGGCACGCGCTGGTTGCCCGTTTGCTGCCGGGCAGTGATCCTATTCACAAAGTGACCATCATTCCCAGAGGAAGGGCTCTGGGCTTAACGCAGCAGCTTCCAGTGGATGAAAAGCATACGTACCCCAGGAAATTTCTCCTGACGAACATTTCGATCCTGCTGGGAGGGCGGGCTGCAGAGGAACTGATTCTTGATGACTTTACCACAGGGGCAGGAAATGATATTGATCGGGCAACCAGTCTGGCCAGAAAGATGGTGTGCGAATGGGGAATGAGCAACGTCATGGGTCCGCTCAGCTATGGACGCAAGGAAGAACAGATATTTCTCGGAAGAGAATTCGCGACTCATAAGGATTACAGCGAGGAAACAGCAAGACGGATTGATGAAGAAATATCTTCCATTGTAACGGGCTGCTATAATAACGCAAAAAAAATTCTTCAGGAAAATATAGATACACTTAATCGGCTTGCCACGGAATTGCTGGACAAAGAAGTTCTTAACGCCGCTGAACTGGATGCAATCATAGGAATACCTGTCGAAGAAAAAGACCGTGGGCAGGAAAATCCCGTGAGTGTGGAAGCGTGA
- the folP gene encoding dihydropteroate synthase has product MGKIKSLYIPCYPMRSLHVPFPSEAAALLKEVGVDPYGIDAMLPKMSHLNVLIEGLECRVANIVKQEMLSVGGDAAVARGSVGCAIERTDAILMGTAKQIQRFAEKISCQPLGLRVIAERLRELLANMAKESILLRTPKRKIVFGKNTHIMGILNVTPDSFSDGGRYLLPDQAVARGIQLAEEGADILDIGGESSRPGSDPVSLTEEANRVLPVIKRLVREIDIPVSIDTTKAEIAREALAAGAEIINDISSMSFDEHMMQTVIDSGAAVVLMHMRGKPKNMQKGDLTYRSVRGEVIQSLRERMNQAVSSGIEEERILVDPGFGFGKKPADSLKLLKHLSEFKSLGRPILVGPSRKYFIAAAMAEKEAIPDPLQRIEGTAAAVVAAIMNGAHIVRVHDVSVMKKTAAVTDAILHA; this is encoded by the coding sequence ATGGGTAAAATCAAAAGTTTATATATCCCTTGTTATCCCATGAGATCCCTTCATGTCCCTTTTCCTTCCGAGGCCGCTGCGCTGTTGAAAGAAGTGGGCGTAGATCCCTATGGAATCGACGCCATGCTTCCCAAAATGAGTCACCTGAATGTTCTCATTGAGGGACTTGAATGCAGAGTTGCCAATATCGTCAAACAGGAGATGCTTTCCGTCGGTGGAGATGCCGCCGTGGCCAGGGGGTCCGTTGGATGTGCAATTGAAAGGACAGATGCCATCCTGATGGGAACGGCGAAACAGATTCAGCGTTTTGCGGAAAAGATTTCATGTCAGCCCTTAGGACTGAGGGTCATCGCAGAACGTCTCAGAGAGCTCCTCGCCAATATGGCGAAGGAATCAATTCTTCTTCGGACGCCGAAACGGAAAATTGTCTTTGGCAAAAATACCCACATTATGGGAATTCTCAATGTTACACCGGATTCTTTTTCAGATGGGGGAAGATATCTTCTTCCTGACCAGGCTGTTGCCCGCGGCATTCAACTTGCGGAGGAAGGCGCTGATATTCTTGACATCGGAGGTGAATCATCAAGACCGGGTTCCGATCCCGTTTCTTTGACGGAAGAGGCGAACCGGGTGCTGCCGGTTATCAAAAGACTGGTCAGGGAAATCGACATTCCCGTTTCCATCGATACGACAAAAGCCGAAATCGCCCGTGAAGCTCTGGCCGCCGGAGCAGAAATCATAAACGATATCAGTTCAATGAGCTTTGACGAGCATATGATGCAAACGGTAATCGATTCCGGGGCGGCGGTTGTTCTCATGCATATGAGGGGAAAACCGAAGAACATGCAGAAAGGTGATCTGACATATCGCTCGGTGCGGGGAGAAGTGATTCAGTCCCTTCGAGAAAGGATGAATCAGGCGGTTTCATCCGGCATCGAGGAAGAACGGATTCTTGTCGATCCCGGGTTCGGATTCGGGAAAAAGCCTGCGGATTCGCTTAAACTCCTCAAACACCTGTCGGAGTTTAAATCACTGGGACGCCCGATTCTCGTCGGACCTTCCCGGAAGTATTTTATCGCTGCGGCTATGGCTGAAAAAGAAGCGATTCCCGATCCTCTGCAAAGAATCGAGGGAACGGCAGCAGCCGTTGTCGCAGCAATTATGAATGGGGCTCACATTGTCCGTGTTCATGATGTCTCTGTAATGAAAAAAACAGCGGCCGTAACTGACGCCATTCTTCATGCATAG
- the acpS gene encoding holo-ACP synthase, producing the protein MVHGTGIDLVDIDRLEKILMKWDMSFLKKVFSPAEIEYCAKRAFPAIHYAARFAAKESFLKSLGMGIGMGIPLKDIEVRNDPLGRPVLNLYGKALEILEKRGITTVHVSLSHSRSQAGAVVILEGLKD; encoded by the coding sequence ATGGTTCATGGAACAGGGATTGATCTGGTTGATATAGACCGCCTCGAAAAAATTCTGATGAAGTGGGACATGAGCTTTCTCAAAAAAGTCTTTTCGCCGGCGGAAATCGAATATTGCGCGAAAAGGGCGTTTCCCGCAATTCATTATGCCGCACGCTTTGCCGCAAAGGAAAGTTTCCTGAAATCTTTAGGCATGGGGATTGGCATGGGGATTCCGCTGAAAGACATTGAAGTGCGAAACGATCCACTTGGCCGGCCTGTGTTGAATCTTTATGGAAAGGCTCTGGAAATCCTTGAGAAACGGGGCATCACGACTGTGCATGTAAGTCTTTCACACAGTCGGTCCCAGGCGGGAGCGGTTGTCATCCTGGAGGGGCTGAAGGATTGA
- the tsaE gene encoding tRNA (adenosine(37)-N6)-threonylcarbamoyltransferase complex ATPase subunit type 1 TsaE — MKKQILSRKAEETLYIGKIIGSCLTAGDVVALIGELGAGKTSLTQGIARGLEISESYAITSPTFTLINEYPGRHVLYHFDVYRLQGSNDLEDMGYEEYFYGKGVSVIEWAEKIADIIPETAITIEITFLDENTRRIEISAPEKRLEEISSALSKGGF, encoded by the coding sequence ATGAAAAAGCAGATTCTTTCCCGGAAGGCTGAAGAAACGCTGTATATCGGCAAAATCATAGGGTCGTGTCTGACGGCTGGAGATGTTGTCGCCCTCATCGGCGAACTGGGCGCAGGGAAAACATCTCTCACTCAGGGAATCGCCCGTGGTCTTGAAATTTCAGAATCCTACGCCATAACCAGTCCCACATTTACCCTGATTAATGAGTACCCGGGCCGTCATGTTCTCTATCACTTCGATGTCTATCGTCTCCAGGGATCGAACGACCTGGAGGATATGGGCTATGAGGAATATTTCTATGGGAAAGGAGTTTCCGTTATCGAGTGGGCGGAGAAAATAGCGGATATCATTCCGGAAACTGCAATCACAATTGAAATCACATTTCTTGATGAAAACACACGCCGCATTGAAATTTCCGCCCCGGAAAAGCGTCTGGAAGAAATTTCATCGGCCCTCAGTAAGGGAGGATTTTAG
- a CDS encoding aspartate kinase, with protein MALVVQKYGGTSVANLEKIENVARKVIKTKKEGNDVVVVLSAMAGETNRLIELARQAAEDYDVREYDTLISTGEQVTISLLAMVLNRMGYPARSFLGHQVRIMTDQAYTQARILDVEDRLLRGELEKGKIAVVAGFQGVDQDNNITTLGRGGSDTSAVALAAALHADVCEIYTDVDGVYTTDPNICSNARLLEKISYDEMLEMARAGAKVLQPRSVELAKKYEVPVYVKSSFKDEVGTLVTKEDKDMEREVVSGVTYDRDQAKITVVHVPDKSGVAARLFTPLAEHNIVVDMIIQNASLEGYTDLSFTVSRKDIKETKRLIEEAAKEVGASKVEVDEQVAKVSIIGVGMISHSGVAARMFAALAQEGINIMMISTSEIKVSCVIQSKYTELAVMVLHEVFGLDKKS; from the coding sequence ATGGCTTTAGTTGTTCAAAAATATGGTGGAACCTCTGTTGCCAATCTGGAGAAAATCGAAAATGTTGCCCGGAAAGTCATCAAAACAAAGAAAGAGGGAAACGACGTCGTGGTTGTGCTTTCAGCCATGGCGGGTGAAACTAATCGACTGATCGAACTGGCCCGTCAAGCTGCCGAAGATTATGATGTTCGTGAGTATGACACCCTGATTTCAACTGGGGAGCAGGTTACAATTTCCCTGCTTGCCATGGTTCTGAACCGGATGGGCTATCCCGCTCGATCCTTTCTGGGGCATCAAGTCAGAATCATGACTGATCAGGCTTACACCCAGGCAAGAATTCTGGATGTGGAAGATCGGCTTTTGCGCGGTGAACTTGAAAAGGGAAAGATTGCGGTGGTGGCGGGATTCCAGGGTGTGGATCAGGATAATAATATCACGACACTGGGACGGGGCGGTTCCGATACGAGTGCCGTCGCACTGGCCGCTGCTCTTCATGCCGATGTTTGCGAAATTTACACGGACGTGGACGGAGTCTACACAACGGATCCGAATATCTGCAGCAACGCACGACTGCTCGAGAAAATTTCCTATGACGAAATGCTTGAAATGGCACGGGCTGGCGCAAAGGTATTGCAGCCGCGTTCCGTCGAACTGGCGAAAAAATATGAAGTTCCTGTTTATGTTAAATCTTCTTTTAAAGATGAAGTTGGAACGCTCGTGACAAAGGAGGATAAGGATATGGAGAGAGAAGTCGTATCGGGAGTTACATATGACCGGGATCAGGCAAAGATCACGGTGGTTCATGTTCCCGACAAATCCGGCGTTGCTGCCCGGTTATTTACGCCTCTGGCTGAACATAACATCGTAGTCGATATGATCATTCAGAACGCCAGCCTTGAAGGCTATACCGATCTGAGTTTTACAGTGTCCAGGAAAGATATCAAGGAAACAAAGCGTTTGATTGAGGAGGCGGCGAAGGAAGTAGGCGCTTCCAAAGTTGAAGTGGATGAGCAGGTGGCCAAGGTATCCATCATTGGTGTGGGAATGATCAGCCATTCCGGTGTAGCCGCCAGGATGTTCGCAGCCCTGGCCCAGGAGGGGATCAATATTATGATGATCAGCACCTCTGAAATCAAAGTCTCCTGTGTTATTCAATCCAAATACACGGAACTGGCGGTCATGGTTCTGCATGAAGTCTTCGGGCTGGATAAGAAATCCTGA
- a CDS encoding ComEA family DNA-binding protein, whose translation MKPGCRNNNLTRSQLGGAVLVALSALFIPAVLFFYREYVYSAPVILLGDQRKDFVTIEIDGNTRRGIYFLPEGTRLEDLLSLLRLRLNSIKSTSADSAPPDFFNPLKDGVKIMVLRDEKKKFEIRLGRMSASTRIALNMPIDVNSASMAELELVPGIGEKTAQKIIEARNQKGKFHKLEEMMKINGIKQKKLDKLRPFLCVEPF comes from the coding sequence ATGAAGCCAGGCTGCAGAAACAACAATCTGACCCGAAGCCAGTTGGGCGGCGCTGTGCTTGTAGCCTTGAGCGCACTTTTTATTCCAGCCGTCCTTTTCTTTTACAGGGAGTATGTCTATTCAGCACCTGTCATCCTCCTCGGCGATCAGCGTAAAGATTTTGTTACCATTGAAATCGATGGAAACACAAGAAGAGGAATCTACTTTCTCCCGGAAGGAACAAGACTGGAAGATCTTCTGTCTCTGCTGCGGCTTAGACTGAACTCCATAAAATCAACCTCTGCTGATTCTGCTCCTCCTGATTTCTTCAATCCTTTGAAAGACGGGGTCAAAATCATGGTGTTACGAGATGAAAAGAAGAAATTCGAGATCAGGCTGGGAAGGATGAGCGCCTCTACGAGAATTGCCTTGAACATGCCTATAGACGTAAACAGCGCCTCAATGGCAGAACTCGAACTTGTACCGGGCATTGGAGAAAAAACGGCACAAAAGATTATCGAAGCAAGAAATCAAAAGGGGAAATTCCACAAGCTTGAAGAGATGATGAAAATCAATGGAATTAAACAGAAAAAACTGGATAAATTGAGACCATTTCTTTGCGTGGAACCTTTTTAA
- a CDS encoding lytic transglycosylase domain-containing protein, whose protein sequence is MNEISLHLPPVGSRNIVADTPLPLKVIALLGFVILACPSPGHSDIYKYIDKSGVIHLTNVPSQPHVKYSLVMKERRVLFKMTSKDMTRYDSLIRKASEKYNVDSALIKAVIKAESNFNHRAVSPVGAKGLMQLMPSTAAELNVQDVFHPENNIDGGVRYLRYLLRLFQDNLALALAAYNAGEGAVARYNNSIPPYRETQNYVQRVLHYLNQYRNSGG, encoded by the coding sequence ATGAACGAAATAAGTTTGCACTTGCCGCCAGTTGGCTCAAGGAATATTGTCGCCGATACTCCCTTGCCGCTGAAAGTGATAGCGCTTCTCGGTTTCGTGATTCTCGCTTGTCCTTCCCCCGGACATTCCGACATATACAAATATATCGACAAAAGCGGGGTCATTCATCTAACCAACGTTCCCTCTCAGCCGCATGTCAAATATTCTCTGGTCATGAAGGAGAGACGAGTTCTTTTTAAGATGACCTCGAAAGACATGACGAGGTATGACTCTCTTATTCGCAAGGCTTCGGAAAAATATAATGTCGACTCGGCTCTGATCAAAGCGGTCATTAAAGCAGAATCGAATTTCAACCATCGGGCTGTTTCTCCCGTAGGGGCAAAAGGTTTAATGCAATTGATGCCGTCCACGGCGGCGGAATTGAATGTTCAGGATGTGTTTCATCCGGAAAATAACATTGACGGTGGTGTTCGCTATCTTCGTTACCTGTTGAGACTGTTTCAGGACAACCTTGCTTTGGCTCTCGCGGCCTATAATGCAGGAGAGGGCGCTGTTGCCCGTTACAACAACAGCATTCCTCCCTATCGCGAAACGCAGAATTATGTGCAGCGCGTTTTACACTATTTGAATCAATACCGGAACAGCGGAGGGTAA